Below is a window of Pseudomonas monteilii DNA.
TGCGAGATGGTCTTCGCCGTCTACCTGCCGCCCCAGGCCGAGCAGGGCGAGAAGCTGCCGGTGCTGTACTGGCTCAGCGGGCTGACCTGCACCGACGAGAACTTCATGCAGAAGGCCGGTGCCCTGGGCCTGGCGGCCGAGCTGGGCATGATCATCGTCGCGCCCGACACCAGCCCCCGTGGCGATCAGGTGCCGGGCGACCCGGACGGGGCCTGGGACTTCGGCAAGGGGGCAGGTTTCTACCTCAATGCCACCCAGCAGCCGTGGGCCCAGCATTACCGCATGCACGACTATGTGGTGAACGAGCTGCCTGCGTTGATCGAAGCGCATTTCCCGGCGTCCGACCAGCGCAGCATCAGCGGTCACTCCATGGGCGGGCACGGCGCACTGGTCTGCGCCTTGCGCAACCCGGGGCGTTACCGCTCGGTCTCGGCGTTCTCGCCCATCAGCAACCCGATGGATTGCCCCTGGGGCGAGAAGGCCTTCTCGCGCTACCTGGGCGACGACCGTGCGCGCTGGCGGGAATGGGACGCCAGTGTGCTGTTGGCCGAAACGCCGGCGGGTCAATGTCCGCCGCTGCTGGTGGACCAGGGCGATCGCGACGATTTCCTCGACCACCAGCTCAAGCCTCAGGCGCTGGAGCAGGCGGCACGCAAGGGCGGCCATGCGCTGACCCTGCGCCTGCAGCCAGGTTACGACCACAGCTACTACTTCATCGCCAGCTTCATCGATGAGCACCTGCGCCACCATGCCGTGGCGCTGGGACGGGTCTGAGCCCGTGCCGCTGAGCATGCCGCGCACCTGAACGTCAGCGCGCCCAAGCGTTGCCAAAGCAGGTAGAATCACGCCCTGAATCCATCAGGGCGTTTTTCTATGCGTATTGGCCATGGCTACGATGTGCACCGCTTCACCGACGGTGCGTTCATTACCCTGGGTGGGTTGCAGATCGCCCACACCCGCGGCCTGCTGGCCCACTCCGATGGCGACGTGCTGCTGCACGCCTTGAGCGATGCACTGCTCGGCGCGGCCGCGTTGGGCGACATCGGCAAGCATTTCCCGGACACCGATCCGCAGTTCAAGGGGGCCGACAGCCGCGTGCTGCTGCGCCATGTGGTCAGCCTCGTGCGGGCCAAGGGCTGGCAGGTCGGCAACGTCGACGCCACCATCGTCGCCCAGGCGCCGAAAATGGCGCCGCACATCGAGCGCATGCGTGCCCTGATCGCCGAAGACCTCGGCGTGCAGGTCGACCAGGTCAACGTCAAGGCCACCACCACCGAGAAACTCGGTTTCACAGGCCGTGAGGAAGGGATCGCCGTGCATGCGGTCGCCTTGTTGCTGCCCGCATGAACGAGCCGCAACTGCTGGGCCCTCGGGCCTATGGCGAAGCGCTCGGCACGGCCGTGCTCAAGGCGGTGGCCGAAGACTTCCAGGTCGATGAAGTGCTCGACCTTCCCTTGAGTGGGCAGGGCGAGCACCTGTGGCTGTGGGTGGAAAAGCGTGACCTGAACACCGAAGAAGCCGCGCGTCGCCTGGCGCGTGCCGCCGGCGTTCCGGTACGGGCCATCAGCTACGCCGGGCTCAAGGATCGCCAGGCGCTGACCCGTCAGTGGTTCAGCCTGCACCTGCCGGGCAAGGCCGACCCGGACCTCACGCGTGCCCAGGACGAGACCCTGCGGGTCCTCACGCAAACGCGGCACTCACGCAAGCTGCAACGTGGCGCCCATTCGGCCAATGGTTTCACCCTGCGTCTCACCGCACTTCAGGCCGATCATGCGGCCCTGGACGCCCGCCTGGAGCAGATCGCTCGGCGCGGCGTACCCAACTATTTTGGCGCGCAACGTTTCGGGCATGCCGGTGGCAACGTACAGGACGCCCAGGCCTGGGCCGAACGGGGCGCTCTGCCGGAGCAGCGCAACACCCGCTCGCGTCTGCTCTCCAGTGCGCGCAGCTTCCTGTTCAACCAGGTGCTGGCCGAGCGCGTCCAGGCCGGCGACTGGCAGCACGCGATCGTGGGCGACCTGCTGGCGTTCACCGACAGCCGCAGCTTTTTCCCCGCCGATGCACAGACCTGTGAAGATCCGCGCCTGGCGCTGCTCGACCTGCACCCGACCGGCCCGTTGTGGGGTGAAGGCGAGCCGGCCACCGACGGGGCGCCCGGCGCACGGGAGCGCGCGATCGGCGCACGTCATGCGGCCCTCTGCCGCTGGCTGGCGAGCGCTGGCCTGAAGCAGGAGCGGCGTGTGCTCCGGCTCCCTATTGGCGCGCTGACATGGCATTATCCCGAGCCTGATACCCTGCAACTGGAATTCGTCCTGCCGGCTGGATGCTTCGCCACCGTTCTGGTACGCGAACTCGTCGATCTGCTGCCGGCAGGGCCTTTGGAAAGCCCATGCGTATTCTGATTTCCAATGATGACGGTGTCACCGCACCGGGCATCGCCGCGCTGCATGCGGCACTGGCCGACCACGCCGAGTGCGTGGTCATCGCCCCGGACCAGGACAAGAGCGGTGCCGGCAGCTCGCTGACGCTGGATCGTCCCTTGCATCCCACGGTCCTGGGCAACGGCTTCATCAGCCTCAACGGTACGCCGACCGACTGTGTGCACCTGGGGCTCAACGGACTGCTGCCGCAGACGCCGGACATGGTCGTCTCGGGCATCAACCTGGGCGCCAACCTGGGCGACGATGTGCTGTACTCGGGGACCGTGGCCGCGGCCCTGGAAGGGCGTTTTCTCGGCGGCACGTCGTGGGCCTTCTCCCTGGTGTCGCGCCAGCCGGACAACCTGCCGACCGCCGCGTACATCGCCCGGCGGCTGATCGAGGCGCAGGCGCGCCTGCAGCTGCCACCGCGTACCGTGCTCAACGTCAACATCCCGAACCTGCCGCTCGAGCGCATCCGCGGCCTTCAGCTGACCCGCCTGGGCCATCGCGCCCGCGCCGCCGCGCCCACCAAGGTGGTCAACCCGCGTGGCAAGGAAGGCTACTGGATCGCCGTGGCCGGGGATGCCGAGGACGGCGGTCCGGGAACGGACTTCCATGCGGTGATGCAAGGGTATGTCTCGATCACGCCACTGCGCCTGGACCGGACCTTCAACGAGGCATTCGAGAGCCTGGATGGCTGGCTGGAGGGGGTGCTGTAATGCGTCGGGAAAACGACCAGTACCACGGCATCGGCATGACCTCGCAGCGCACCCGCGAGCGTCTGATCCAGCGTCTGGGCGAGGAGGGCGTGTCCAACCCGCAGGTGCTCGACGCGATCCGTCAGACGCCCCGGCACCTGTTCGTGGACGAAGCCCTGGCGCACCGCGCCTACGAAGACACCGCCCTGCCCATCGGCCACAACCAGACCATCTCGCAGCCGTACATGGTCGCGCACATGAGCGAGCTGCTGCTCGAAGCCGGCCCCCTGGACAAGGTGCTCGAGATCGGTACCGGCTCGGGCTACCAGACAGCCATTCTCGCGCAACTGGTCGAGCGGGTGTTCTCGGTCGAGCGCATCCAGAGCCTGCAGGACCGCGCCAAGGAGCGGCTGCAGCAACTGACCCTGCGCAACGTGGTGTTTCGCTGGGGCGACGGCTGCGAGGGGTGGCCGGCGCTGGCTCCCTACAACGGCATCATCGTCACGGCGGTGGCGCCCCAGGTGCCTCAGGCGCTGCTCGATCAGCTGGCGCCCGGTGGGCGGCTGGTGATCCCGGTCGGCATGGCCGGCGAGCCCCAGCACCTGATGCTCATCGTGCGCGAGGACCACGGATTTTCCCGGCGGGTGCTCGGTACGGTACGCTTCGTGCCATTGCTGAACGGCCCGTTGGCCTGAAGCACGACGGATTTTTTGCACGGTCGACGAATTCCGCGGTCATTGCCCTGTCTATCAGGCGGTGCCGCGACGGTGGCGCACAGCGCGTCCAGCACTGGGCATCGCGGCAATTCGACTCGGCCATGGAAGACAACTTTGCGATCAAGATCGTCAGACGAGAGGAAGCGGCGGGTGGGGCATACAATCATTGAGCAGCGCAAGGCGTGGACCGGCAACCTGCTGTTGCCGATCGTATTGGCGCTGGGGGCTCTGCTGACCGGTTGCTCCAGTTCGGGTTCCAACAGCGCGAGCGTGGTCGACCGCAATGCCAGCGCGCCCAAGCGCCAGGCCGTGACTTCCGGTCAGTACAAGGTCAGGCCGGGCGACACCCTGTATTCCATCGCCTTCCGCTATGGCTGGGACTACAAGGAGCTGGCGGCGCGCAACGGCATCGGCGCGCCCTACACCATTCATCCTGGCCAGACCATCCGCTTCAGCAGCGGCTCCTCCGGCAGCACCACGGTGGTCTCGAGTCCGTCCTCGTCGAGCAAGACCACGGTGACGCGACGCGTGGTCGGCACCACACCTGCCGTGGCACAGACGACCACCACCACCGCGTCGAGCGGCAGCAGCACCACGGTGACGAAAGTCCCTGCGGCCGAGGTATCGGCCGGGGGCTGGATGTGGCCTGCCAACGGGGTGGTCATCGGCAAATTCGCTTCAAACGGCAGTTTGAATAAAGGCATTGATATCGCAGGTGATTTGGGACAGCCTGTTTTTGCTGCGTCCAATGGGTCAGTGGTGTACGCCGGTAGTGGATTGAGGGGCTACGGCGAACTGATCATCATCAAGCACAGCGATACCTACGTGAGTGCCTACGGTCACAACCGCAGGCTGTTGGTTCGGGAGGGGCAAACCGTCAAGGCAGGGCAAACGATCGCTGAAATGGGGTCCACGGGCGCTGATCGGGTAAAGCTGCACTTTGAAATTCGTCGTCAAGGCAAACCCGTCGATCCGCTCCAGTTTCTGCCACGCCGCTGATGACTGCATCCAGCCTGTTCTTGCGTAAAGGGACAGGCTCAAGCGCCGCCAGGGAAAAAGGTGACGCTCGAGTCTGAGTTCGAACTCAGCAAAGGACTATAACAATGGCTCTCAGCAAAGAAGTGCCGGAGTTTGACATCGACGGCGACCTGCTCATCATGGAAGCGGACGTCGTGTTGGAAACGGAAGAGGTGTCGGACGAACCTGCTGCTTCCCCGGTTCGGACAAAGGCCAGGCAGGGCGCTTCATCCAAACAGCACAAGTACATCGACTACACGCGCGCACTGGATGCCACCCAGCTGTACCTCAACGAGATCGGTTTTTCGCCCCTGCTGTCGCCCGAGGAGGAAGTGCACTTCGCGCGTCTGTCGCAGAAGGGTGATCCGGCTGGCCGCAAGCGCATGATCGAAAGCAACCTGCGCCTGGTGGTGAAGATCGCTCGCCGCTACGTCAACCGCGGGCTGTCGCTGCTGGACCTGATCGAAGAGGGCAATCTCGGGCTGATCCGCGCCGTGGAAAAATTCGACCCGGAGCGGGGGTTCCGATTCTCCACCTACGCCACGTGGTGGATCCGCCAGACCATCGAGCGCGCCATCATGAACCAGACGCGCACCATCCGTCTGCCCATTCATGTGGTCAAGGAGCTCAACGTCTACCTGCGGGCAGCCCGTGAACTGACCCAGAAACTCGATCACGAACCCTCGCCGGAAGAGATCGCCGCGCTGCTGGAAAAACCGGTGGCCGAGGTCAAGCGCATGCTCGGGCTGAACGAGCGGGTATCCTCGGTGGACGTTTCCCTGGGGCCGGACTCTGACAAGACCCTGCTCGACACGCTGACCGACGATCGTCCCACCGACCCGTTCGAGCTGCTGCAGGACGACGATCTCTCCCAGAGCATCGACCAATGGCTGGGCGAGCTGACCGACAAGCAGCGGGAGGTGGTGATTCGACGCTTTGGCCTGCGCGGGCATGAAAGCAGCACCCTGGAAGACGTCGGGCTGGAGATCGGTCTGACCCGCGAGCGGGTACGGCAGATCCAGGTCGAAGGGCTCAAGCGCCTGCGCGAGATCCTGGAAAAGAACGGGCTCTCCAGCGAGTCGTTGTTCCGTTAGGCCGCACAGGTGCCATGCCGCCTGAAGGGCGGTAAATTGGCGCTTGGGCACATCAGGACAGGGCAATGGGCGCTCGCGAACAGCCGCCCTGGCACGTGTGATGGATCGACCATCGCGCTGGCCAGGGCGGCTTTTTCATGCCCTGTCGTTCGGGCGGGCCAGGGCAACGACGAGCCTGGGCCTGGCACCTTCAGCCGGAAGCAGGCGCGTGCTGCCTGTGGTATGACTTCCTCTGTAGGACATTGCTCACAAGAAAGGTAAGCCAACA
It encodes the following:
- a CDS encoding S-formylglutathione hydrolase — translated: MSLENISCQKSFGGWHKRYRHTSQTLGCEMVFAVYLPPQAEQGEKLPVLYWLSGLTCTDENFMQKAGALGLAAELGMIIVAPDTSPRGDQVPGDPDGAWDFGKGAGFYLNATQQPWAQHYRMHDYVVNELPALIEAHFPASDQRSISGHSMGGHGALVCALRNPGRYRSVSAFSPISNPMDCPWGEKAFSRYLGDDRARWREWDASVLLAETPAGQCPPLLVDQGDRDDFLDHQLKPQALEQAARKGGHALTLRLQPGYDHSYYFIASFIDEHLRHHAVALGRV
- a CDS encoding stationary phase survival protein SurE, with translation MRILISNDDGVTAPGIAALHAALADHAECVVIAPDQDKSGAGSSLTLDRPLHPTVLGNGFISLNGTPTDCVHLGLNGLLPQTPDMVVSGINLGANLGDDVLYSGTVAAALEGRFLGGTSWAFSLVSRQPDNLPTAAYIARRLIEAQARLQLPPRTVLNVNIPNLPLERIRGLQLTRLGHRARAAAPTKVVNPRGKEGYWIAVAGDAEDGGPGTDFHAVMQGYVSITPLRLDRTFNEAFESLDGWLEGVL
- a CDS encoding RNA polymerase sigma factor RpoS; the encoded protein is MALSKEVPEFDIDGDLLIMEADVVLETEEVSDEPAASPVRTKARQGASSKQHKYIDYTRALDATQLYLNEIGFSPLLSPEEEVHFARLSQKGDPAGRKRMIESNLRLVVKIARRYVNRGLSLLDLIEEGNLGLIRAVEKFDPERGFRFSTYATWWIRQTIERAIMNQTRTIRLPIHVVKELNVYLRAARELTQKLDHEPSPEEIAALLEKPVAEVKRMLGLNERVSSVDVSLGPDSDKTLLDTLTDDRPTDPFELLQDDDLSQSIDQWLGELTDKQREVVIRRFGLRGHESSTLEDVGLEIGLTRERVRQIQVEGLKRLREILEKNGLSSESLFR
- a CDS encoding peptigoglycan-binding protein LysM; translation: MGHTIIEQRKAWTGNLLLPIVLALGALLTGCSSSGSNSASVVDRNASAPKRQAVTSGQYKVRPGDTLYSIAFRYGWDYKELAARNGIGAPYTIHPGQTIRFSSGSSGSTTVVSSPSSSSKTTVTRRVVGTTPAVAQTTTTTASSGSSTTVTKVPAAEVSAGGWMWPANGVVIGKFASNGSLNKGIDIAGDLGQPVFAASNGSVVYAGSGLRGYGELIIIKHSDTYVSAYGHNRRLLVREGQTVKAGQTIAEMGSTGADRVKLHFEIRRQGKPVDPLQFLPRR
- a CDS encoding pseudouridine synthase; its protein translation is MNEPQLLGPRAYGEALGTAVLKAVAEDFQVDEVLDLPLSGQGEHLWLWVEKRDLNTEEAARRLARAAGVPVRAISYAGLKDRQALTRQWFSLHLPGKADPDLTRAQDETLRVLTQTRHSRKLQRGAHSANGFTLRLTALQADHAALDARLEQIARRGVPNYFGAQRFGHAGGNVQDAQAWAERGALPEQRNTRSRLLSSARSFLFNQVLAERVQAGDWQHAIVGDLLAFTDSRSFFPADAQTCEDPRLALLDLHPTGPLWGEGEPATDGAPGARERAIGARHAALCRWLASAGLKQERRVLRLPIGALTWHYPEPDTLQLEFVLPAGCFATVLVRELVDLLPAGPLESPCVF
- the pcm gene encoding protein-L-isoaspartate O-methyltransferase (catalyzes the methyl esterification of L-isoaspartyl residues that are formed in damaged proteins), translated to MRRENDQYHGIGMTSQRTRERLIQRLGEEGVSNPQVLDAIRQTPRHLFVDEALAHRAYEDTALPIGHNQTISQPYMVAHMSELLLEAGPLDKVLEIGTGSGYQTAILAQLVERVFSVERIQSLQDRAKERLQQLTLRNVVFRWGDGCEGWPALAPYNGIIVTAVAPQVPQALLDQLAPGGRLVIPVGMAGEPQHLMLIVREDHGFSRRVLGTVRFVPLLNGPLA
- the ispF gene encoding 2-C-methyl-D-erythritol 2,4-cyclodiphosphate synthase (catalyzes the conversion of 4-diphosphocytidyl-2-C-methyl-D-erythritol 2-phosphate into 2-C-methyl-D-erythritol 2,4-cyclodiphosphate), which codes for MRIGHGYDVHRFTDGAFITLGGLQIAHTRGLLAHSDGDVLLHALSDALLGAAALGDIGKHFPDTDPQFKGADSRVLLRHVVSLVRAKGWQVGNVDATIVAQAPKMAPHIERMRALIAEDLGVQVDQVNVKATTTEKLGFTGREEGIAVHAVALLLPA